The following is a genomic window from Oryzias latipes chromosome 12, ASM223467v1.
AGTACGGGACAGAAAAAGCTTATAAATTtgacatctttatttctttcacATTGCACTTTTAACTATAGATCATCCATAGTTAGAGAAAAGGAAGCCCAACTAGTACATAGTGCTAGTCTGTAGATCCCTGACTATCATCACAGCTTCATGTCATCGTCTTCATATGACATTTTTCAACTTTTCATCTACCATATTTTTCAGGGTATAAtatattataaaatataaaatatatacatattcatatacatatatacatattttgcatagtttgattgagggtgcgacttatactcaggtacaagttatatgtgatttttttttaaaaagaaaaggcttaTTTTTTCGTTATATTCCTTCTAACAgccactgtaggtgtgtgtatcagtatttggtACTGACACaaacgcagaagaagaagcactgGCCTTGGCGTAGATGTTCAAAACGGACACCGACGATGAAAGGTTTAAAGGATTTAGTGATTTAATGTgttataaagagtttagttgactttgTTAACATGTTCTCTATGCCAGtgattttcaaccttttttgagccacggcacacttcaaccttgacaaaaatcccgcggcacaccggcattcaaaaaaaaaaaaaaaaaggagaaactcggtctgtattgatctacagtccctccatgatctcacatgcatttttgtgataattttggcagaaaaagctggaagctgtagctgttttatttttaagatgtaataaaagttaagttaaaatatttaaaaactgatttgtggtcgttgtggtttcacgacgttaagaggagagagtcGCGCACCCAGACCCTCACGCTGtcacccaatgcatcatgggagatgtagttgaATAATCCGCCGAGcgcagacagactagcgtctctgagcttcattgttttgttcacttgttccacggtctgacaccggattctgtggaaagctacaccgctaaagacgagctttagctggtatttttcttaGAACTGAGCAACGTTTTCAGCAGAATttagaacaaggaagtgaagactgtaaccacatctgattggtcaggctgatgacatgtgattaagaatccaagaatgattggtggagacagttaaaggggcgggacttttcctaacagctgaagctgcggctaaatcgcggtactattcttatcaaaatgtatttcatagaattaaataaacacaaagaaaaagtattttatgatctttcatattcctaatttcgtagtgttttatcagggcctgtttggatgaacaaagagctgaatcctggagatggaaaatgttgttaaatcagttaatgagggcaatttcccaaggcacacttgaccatctctcacggcacactagtgtgccgcggcgcactggttgaaaaacactgctctatgcTACTGTTCTCTGAATAATtgtttgtatgtatgtataaGTGTTATACTAGACACTTATTCAGTTGTGTtacatatggtgttcacacaggtctgttGTTGCTAGCACTTGTACTAGCACTTGTATCTGCAGCTAGAACAGTGTGAAATGTTTAAACGGTGCAATTCTTGTGAacctccaggctttttcctcCAACACTTGTCATGTAATTCCAGCCAGACACAAACCGCAAGTAttaataatttctccttcattatTGAGTTTCAAACGATTGGTacttctccttcatgatcaatttagGCACttcgtgaattaaaaaggacgccatctactgtatacgtcactaccaaagccAATTCCCTgagaggtcaaagttcaaccggttAAACTTTCAGTGCACGTTTTGTACATAAAGCCCAcaaatggacttaaaaacttgcgtagcaacGCGTGAACACAAGAATTTTGatcgtggaagcctgaaacgcacATTTCCGTGTGTTTACACAAACTTTTGGTTGGAAGCAGTCGCTCGAAGACGCGTTTTTGAGCCTGGTGTGAGAGTAGCATTATACTCAAGTGCGACTTACATacaattttatttcttatttactATGCATATTTTGGTGTCTGTGAATTATACTCctgagcgacttatagtccaaaaaatatgATAATTACCTTCTGACACATTGTCTCTGAAGGTGACTCTCTTTGGTTTGCGTCACCTAGTTTTTTAGCTCAAAGATCTGTCTGCATTTCCACTGTAGTGAACCACCATAAGAGTTAGTTAAATGCAAACCAATACCCCTTTTATTCAGGCAAACCCAATTTTGCCAATTTGATCGTCCAAAACAAAGTGGACCATCcaaagaaacaaactctggACCACACTAGACCCTCAAAATACacccaaaaaaacataaaaatgacatccagtccttttggttttttcaaccaaatgtaaaaatttaaaacttttgaaaaatgtgccAAAAACAGATAGAAAAAGCAGCTGGCTTACAGTTGTTTGCGATCAGTTCCTTTAAGTTGTACTCTTATGACAAGTTAAGGAAGTCCTTGTGAATAGAGATCTCTGCTTTTCTTCTAGCCTCTCTTCAAGGCACTGAATGAGGACGGGGTCCACTTTTGGTTCAAACTTATTGGCGAACCAGTGGCCGTAGTTGAGTAACCAGCGCAATTCACCACAACCATAAATACAAACGCTGCGAACATGTTCCCCGGTACACAGTGGGTATAGACTCCCCTCCAAATAGGACCACTTCACCAGCCTGGTCTTACTCATCAGATCTGTGATATCTGGCTTTTCTCTGGCCACTTCCCCGGGAAAACCCGGCACCCGCACAAGTGTGGCCCAGAAGTGTTCGTCTGGGGAATATGTGTCCTTGGACCAGTCAAAGAAATCCATGGCAATGACAGAGGAGGTCATGTGTAGTATGAATTCTCGTGAAAGCACAAAGTAGGCATTCCCGATGAACATCTCTATGCCATGAGGTGGCGGACTTTTAGCCTGATCCGTTCTTACTGGCAGCTTTTGGTATTCAAAGCTGGCGTCCTTCAGCTCATGGTGGAAACTGAATCTATCCTTCTTGATATTGGACGGTCGGCTCGTTTCTAACATGTTGGAGCCATTGAGCTTCCTTAGCTCTGACACCAGCTCCATGTTGGACTTGAGTGGGAAATCCTGGCCGCAAAGGTTGATGACGTATTTCCACTTGACCTCTGACTCCACAAGGTCATGAAGACAGTTGAGATCAGCTTGCAGTCGACTGATGCTGGCATAAAAGACAGACTCTCGCTTGCTGGCGATGAAGACGTTGGGCAGGCAGCGGGCCAAGCCCTCCATTGCGGCGGTAAACTGAGGCGTGGACTTCTGATCATAGTGTATACAGTAGACATTGACAGGCGAGTATGTGGCCCTGAGCAGTCTTTCTACCATCCACGCATTTTTATGCACAACTAAGGAATAAGCCAGAGGAAAGTCTTTCTCTTGGTCTGAAAAACACACGTCATCATAGCCTCTAATTTTGATGAATGACGGGCAATTTTCGGTGAACTCTGCAAGACTTTCATCTGTGTCTTCTCTTTCTTTGTTCTTCCTGATGATAAGAGCTTTACCAATCTCCACTGGGTCCATGTCATAAACAGCTGAACAGTTAATGTGATACTTGTGGAACGGGAGGCTCTTCAAGACTTCTGGTTGGTCCGTGGGTTCAGGAATGTTGCTGTGCTTGATGTTGACCAACAGCAGAGCAATTATGGTCAGCAGGAGGAGGGATGGGATGAACCGGTTTCTTTTTAGGCGCTGCCATGACCGTCGTGCTTTCATTCTGCAGCAAGAGAGAAGGTGGTTTAAGAGAACTGAAACTTAGCTGTGCACAGCCAATGTCCACCAATAAATAAACCCCTTTCCTTGATCTTTACGActcataaaacaaacttttaacaaaacatcAATAAACTTGAAACCTGGTCAGATTAATGCTTACAATGTAGCGTCTGCCAAATAACTAAACAAGCTGAAGACCAAAAGGAGAAACCTGAGGATTAAGATTTAgtaatatgagaaaaaaagcaaagagcCGAATGACAAATCACAACTAATTTATTAACCTCTACTAGAAATGGATGTGCTATAGAAACGTGTCATTTTACCtgtaaaaatgctttattttttggttgattCCAATTagagatttttaaatgaatgaccGATTGTGGTATTTGTAtgatttattgcaattttagATGATCAACTTTGTCCTTTGTTTGACacacatgaataaatacacaatgCACTTTTCATGTGCTATTTATTATACGTAGTACGTCATGTGTAGTATGAACTTTCAgggaaacacatttattttagtcCTACGTTCTACCAGGAAAATTGTTGCACGTACCAAGAAGCACTGCTATAATTTTATAGTTCTTGTGACATTTACAGTAAGGATCTGTCTATCTctctataaaacaaaaaatgattacagatttttcctcaaaaaaaagtttttatctgatagaaaaaaaatattttatgcgATCTTATCACCGATatggctttcaaaataaaaaacaagttggATTAACTCTAGATGACGAATGACAcctaaaaaagggttttaacaAGAAACCCAAGAATTTAAAGGTGACAAACGTTAAAATTTAATATACGAAGGAttatgccccccacccccccacagtATATAAATGTTAACAGTTTTTCTAAAGGACAAAAATATAGACGTGAAGCTTTAATTACAGGCAggactttggtttgttttaaatgttcaaattatCTGTCATTTGGAGGTTTGCACCACAAAAACAGTCAATTTTGTCATGAACTCCTGCTATAAGGTTTGCTTAAATGCAAGCAGAGAATGCAGCCGAAACTCTGAAGGTAAAGTCATTTTatgaaaaagttaaaagataAGTGAAAATCTGACCAAGGACTCAGAGAAAAGTCTCTGTAAAAGCTGAAAACGAGATCTGGTTTAGTAGttagaacatggtaaaaaacaCTTCTTCCACAAAAAGATACTGTTTCAGGAAATAGACGCAGATTATTTactaatagaaaaaaacaagctcATGTAAGGAGGAAGTTTGTGCATTTCTCTCTCAGTGGGGTGAACTTTTGGAATAACACGAAGGAAAATATCAAAATGGGAAAAGATCTTTAACAATTACAAACAAAATCATGGAAGTGTATACATCAGAAAACGAGTAGCCTAACGGGACAAATGTAACATGATTTCATGACTTTGTTTTGGTACTTTGATGCTTTGTTATTTCATTCTTCTGTGTCTACATGAATAATTACGTGTTCAGCATGTAAAAGTGATTGAAGTCATTTAAGTCAGATTTTCTACCAACACAGTTTTCGAGCAATGTATCACTTTCTGGTTATTTaactattttgtttaaatataaaaaggaaatcaaatcaaatcaaacctcCAGATTTCAAAATTAAACGATTTCCCCTTCCTTTTAAAGTCCTTTGTTTTGACAACACaaatgtgtgtaaagttaataaGAGTATTAAGACAACTGTAACTTTATGTGGCCTAGTAGtagttttattacatttttactaaAAGTTACACGTTTTAGTTCACTACTCGTTACTTACCTCCTCTGATGATCAGAttaatatattttacaaaaataaatcttcagCTTTGTATGTTCCGCAAACTTTTGTAAAAATCACTATcgatttttaaatgataaaatactttttttttaattggaaaagTTTAACGCTTACCTCTCTGCGCTCGTGCGTCTTTTCCAGACGCCTCGCGCTCCGACTCATCAAGCCACCTTGAAAGTTTTGACGCGGTAGATTTCACTTTTCCTCTCGGGCGATCATCCCTCCCCCTCTGATAAGCGAAGCCGTGTGATGATGATTAGACTGCGAGGTTCGGGAGTCACAACCGAGACCTTCATGCTCCGTGACGCTCAGCCTCAAAGGTGGAGCCGACGGCCCGGATCCAGTTCGGACGGTTCCGAAAGCCGCGCCATCTGAGCCAGAATGACCCCAGCTCCGACGGTCTGACGACAAGGACGgcgcaaaaaagaaaagaaaaaaagcaacccGGAAAGGGGGAGGGATTTCCTAGACTGGTTGAAATTTACTCAGAAAAGCTGCTCCCGGTTTTGCGCGCCGCTCCAAAGTCCTTAAATGTAAGAGGAGCAGAACCACTCCTCTAAAGGTGGAGAGAGGAGTGGTCCTGCGCTCTGAGGCGCGAAGAATCACCAAGTAAAAGCAGTCAGATCAGGAAATCTGActtaaacaaagaaagaaaaaagctgttacCCAGACTTTGTagcagacaggatgatgaggaaggacgtgtgctttttttttaaagctgaccCTGCAAACTGTTAAGTTTAGATCCCCTGGGATGTAACTGAAATAAACTTTAATGTCCTCTTTGTCTCTGCTGACAAAAACCCAGAGCTTGTGAGGGAGGTGACGCTGACACGCATGAAAGTTCCGACACAGAGCGGAACAAAATGACTTTATCTCACTAAATCTCCAGCCAGAGAGGACTTTTTCATCTGATAACATGTGGAACCAACCACAACTCTTGTCTTTGTCAAACCTAAAACAACAACGACCGGTTATAGTCAGAGATGTCACGATAACTCACAGCAGAGTCTCTGGGACGTCCTGATGTGGTCCTGTGGCGTTCTGGTGAGAGCTCTGGCTGAAGATGAAAGGTCGGGTCAAAGCTCCCGATAGTGATGCAGGCCTGCATGACTTCTTCTTTGATTTATACAGAACACACAGTAAAGAACAATGGACTGCACATCAATTTTCAAGGCCAGGGCGGGttacaaaagcagaaaacaacaaaagacgATTTATAGGTTGtaactgctttttgtttgcaCCAGAAGAAAGTGTATAAATAATGTCCAATTTGGGCAGTTCATTCAAAGACATATGCAGTTTTCTTGCTATGTTTTATGAATATAATATTTTGTTAATATAATCAAGTGATTCGTCAGATAGCACTGTGAAGATCATGACAAAATCCAACAGGTTGTCACTAAATTGTTCTTGCTGTACTTCAGTATCACTAATCGCTTATCAGTAGCTATTCAGTGGCAGAAAACAAAATACGTAAAAAATTGATTGAAAAGAGAGAATAGAAGAAGCAAGAAggcaaaacagatttttttttttctggtgggGGTTTTGGTCGTCCATCATTAAATAAACGAAAAAGTCACATTAAAGGAGCCTCTTTGGGGGAAATGTCACTAAGACataattgtatttattatttgtcCCATGTACATAActcaaaaacaatgaaatgacCCCACACCCACCAATCTGGGCTTTGTCATCCTGTCTCAACTCTGGTTACGCCCTCATGTCGTAAAGGTAATGCTATTGTACGATGCCCGTAAGTCAAACTCAAGATGTTGGTAAGAGTCCAGCTCCTTACCGACTGTGCGCAAACGCTTTGCACACAGGATGTGAAGGTGATACTGTGTGATTGTCTACaagatgcacacacaaactACCCTCTGATTGTTTCACTTCCTCATTTCTAATGCCAcatacacactgggcatgtgcggcacgttcaagaacgcgctgaaTGGAGATTCTCTGACAGGCTTTTAGCATAGGGTGTTGACACTGGACTACCTGATACTAACGCATGTTTGTTGGAAGGTTTGGTACAAACTGTCAAAGCAGTGCagatcttgtgaatcttgctgctggctttttctttcccagctctattcAGATAATAtgtaagacttggtgtcacGTAACTCCAGCCGGGCATAaatcacaattattaatttctccttcatgatcaattttggcATTTCTGTGAATTCAAATAGGGCGCTACCCCAACGTTACCACCACatttgtcaaagttcaactggtttaactctCAACGCCTGTTGAATGGTCgcacattttgtatgtagagcacACAAACGTACTTGAAAACGTTCATAGCGACATGTGAACGCAAGAGGTTTGAGCACAGAAACCTGAAACGTGCGTTTATATAGACCTTTTACTGGTGGTGGTTGCTGACCCCCGGTGTGAACGTGGCATCACAGCCAGGCGGGGTGCAAGAGCTGCACGAGGAGCGTGCACCTTTCACCTCAACAGCACTAGTTAGGGTTAGAGTGGGTTGAAAAAATGATTGTGCCTGCGTCTGAGCCACTTCAACCTTACCTGCCCTCGTGTGTTGCCTACGACCTGTTGTTCGCAGCAGTTTAATTCTGGACTTAGACCTTTGTTGGAGTGGAAGGCGGTCTATCGTCAGGAAGATTTGTTCTCGAGTTGTCCCTCAAACTTCTGAATATTTGAGAAATGAGGAAGGTTTCCTGGATAAGAAACGAAATAACTGTAAAAGGAAAGTTTAATAAGCTTTACGGTTTGCAGACTATTGGACGTTGTCATTGATTGTGTTCTGTTCATGAAGATAATAAAGCTTTAGGGTTCATAGTGGTCTCTAGCTATTTCACGGTTCACCTTTTGTGGGTTATAGAACGTAAATCTTGCGATTTATGTGgggatgctttaaaaaatagcttACTGGAGATAAATAGGTGTGTCAAGGTCTGGTTTGGACAAAGTGTCTTGGATCGTCCTAATGGTATTGAGGCGGGAAAAGGCTGCAATACTTTTATTGTGACCCTTAAAGTTGAAATCAGAGTCCATAATTACACCTGGACTTTCAAATTGTTTTCTGGGttaaaaaagatgagaaaaaaaggtaaatcagGTTGCTGATTAATCAAATTTGCATAGCagtttataaatataaaagGGTTTTGACAAAAGTGGCATTTAAAAGGAGACGCAGAGAAATACAATGGCTGGTTAATGACAAGAACATTCCAAgaatcagaataaataatggagGTGGGAATCTTCCCAGAACCCTGATTAGCAACAGTTCTCTGAAAAATGAAGAGACGTAGGAGGCAAATCCAGGAGACGCCATGGATGGAAACTAAATAATGTATTGAATAAACTCAAATATGAATGAATAGCTAActatttttaacatgaaaacccaaaaaggaataaaaaaaaattaaaaaaatgttttaaaaattacttAACATCAACTTTAAACTATTTCCAGATCAACTTCAAAATAACCGTCTCTAATACATTAGAGACTTTAAGGAAAGCTAAAGGAAACCTGGTGTTGTTTTAACAAGAGGAAGCTctgaaccacacacacacacatacaaataaacacacgcatacaaaagaacaaacacgcaaatgcaaaaatgcataacacttacaaacacacacacacacacacacatacacaaacacgtACACGGACGCACATTGAGACCCAGTACAGTAAATATGAAAACTGTTGCTAAGAGGTTTTCCTGCAGATTCATCTCGTCTTCCATCTGTTGATTATAAAGACGTTTTTAGAGAGACGCCCTGCAGACGTGAAAGCTGTCTGCAAACATCACTCTGTagacaaagattaaaaataatctaaaacacaTTGAGAAATAAATATCGGTCGCACGTGAAGTTTTATGAATCTGCACAAACTTGTTCATGAATTCATGAATATGAGcatgtttgtgttgcacttcctTCATTTACTTCTGCACACTATGTAActtattacttttttcattGCAGCTTTTTTACAATTGTTTACGCTCTAAGATAAAAATCTCcacacaatttttcaaaattcgAAATCAAGATTTGCAAAGCGTTACACACAATGTCTGCGTCACTTTTTTGGTAAAACATTGCCCACAGGGATTTGAGAAACAAGACAAACCTTTCAACATTTCAGACACTGATAAGGATTGGGAGGTTACAAAGCCCCGGAG
Proteins encoded in this region:
- the gcnt4 gene encoding beta-1,3-galactosyl-O-glycosyl-glycoprotein beta-1,6-N-acetylglucosaminyltransferase 4, whose translation is MKARRSWQRLKRNRFIPSLLLLTIIALLLVNIKHSNIPEPTDQPEVLKSLPFHKYHINCSAVYDMDPVEIGKALIIRKNKEREDTDESLAEFTENCPSFIKIRGYDDVCFSDQEKDFPLAYSLVVHKNAWMVERLLRATYSPVNVYCIHYDQKSTPQFTAAMEGLARCLPNVFIASKRESVFYASISRLQADLNCLHDLVESEVKWKYVINLCGQDFPLKSNMELVSELRKLNGSNMLETSRPSNIKKDRFSFHHELKDASFEYQKLPVRTDQAKSPPPHGIEMFIGNAYFVLSREFILHMTSSVIAMDFFDWSKDTYSPDEHFWATLVRVPGFPGEVAREKPDITDLMSKTRLVKWSYLEGSLYPLCTGEHVRSVCIYGCGELRWLLNYGHWFANKFEPKVDPVLIQCLEERLEEKQRSLFTRTSLTCHKSTT